The following nucleotide sequence is from Labeo rohita strain BAU-BD-2019 chromosome 3, IGBB_LRoh.1.0, whole genome shotgun sequence.
tgcttttgaaagacatttctcaaaactgtaaaactgtgaaatatatatcctatttaaatatatcttaaaatgtaatttattcctgtcaaggcaaagcagccattactccaatcttcagtatcacgatccttcagaaatcattgtaatatgctgatttgctgcccaagaacattttttattattaataatgttgaaagtagttgtgctgcttaataatgTAAAAACCATGATAAAATTCATTggtgaatataaagttcaaaataactaagatttttaatgtttcttaaagaagtctatttatttatttgattcaaaacacaGCATAAGGAGCagttttattgtgaaatatttttactttttaatatgtaatttattcctgtgatcaaagctgaatttttagcatcattactccagtcttcagtgtcacatgatccttcagaaatcattctaatatgattattctaatatgataataatattaataatattattatattatcattctaatatgataataattttaataatagtattatcaatatttaaaaaaaaaaactaaattctttgatgaacagaaagatcccaagatcagcatttatctgaaatataaaaatgttttgtaacattatacactataccattcaaaagcttggagtcagtatcattttttaatttagcaaggatgctttaaattgatcaaaagtgatgataaaaacatttataatgttacaaaagattttgaacgttctatgcatcaaagaaacctgaagaaattctactcagcagttttcaacataatagtaataacaataataataaatgtttttgagcagcacatcagaatataagaatgatttctgaaggatcatgtgactgtaaaaattcagcttcgaaatcacaggaattaattacattttaagcaattattttaaagaaaatatttcaaaattgtactgtttttgctgtactttggattaaataaatgcaggcttattgagcagaagagacttctaaaaaaaacattaaaaacttttgactggtagtgtacatttactTGAAATGTAAATCTTTAGTAATATTATAAGTTGTAACATTCTATCAATTTAGTAAACTGTCTCCTTTGTAAATACAAGGTTGTTTACATTCTTGTTCTTTTGGATTaacttttctttctcttttgcaCTGTCAACATTCGATGTATGAAAACAGCAGCTTAGACATTCTCCTAAacatctcattttatttttcacaaaaaagtaTATGATGTTTGAGCAACCATGAGTACATGAGACCAAGTGTGATTTTTGTTAGACTAAACTGTAACTTTAATTGCAGGAAAAGCCCAATTTCTCATCACTCACCTAACCTCCAGGAAGTCAGCTTCTCCTACCCGGCGGCGAATAAGGTAATCTCTGACCTGGCCGCCAGCTTCTGTACGCTCTCTTAACAGGATGAGGTCAGCCTCGATCTGCTCACACATGGACCTTACTGTGGCCACAGATGCCTGCATATCACTCTCATTCAAACCATAGTCTCCTCCATCTGAAAAAGTGAGAGAAACAAGCTGGTgggtatttgaaaaaaaaaaaaaacaacaacaacaacgaaacTGAGTTTCTCAGTGGGTTCAGTTTCTCACCTGAACCCACTCCTAAGACGTAGATGGTCTCCCCACATCCCTCGTCCATCCTCTCACGCAGCTGCCGTAGTAATAAGTCATATTGTTCTCCATTGGGACTGACCAGCGCTAGCTATTATACATAGCAGAAAGCAATCTTATTAAACGCAGTATGGCTGTGGAACAACATTCcttctgtttgtttagttagcGTCATAAACACAGTACAAAGGCTCAGTCTGACTCAACGccactgtagaaaaaaaaacaaagtcatcAATGGACTTGCAGAACAGAGTTGCCTGACTTTACAGCAAGTTACATCAGTTGTTATGAGGAGTTATGTTACACAAGCCTTAGTGACGAAGCTTCATGCAAAACACTCTTCAACAAAAACAGATCTTCCCCTCAGTTTGAAACTGTCTGACAGATGATAAGGCAGCTGCCACAGCAGAAAACATGAACAGTCATCTGTCCTGGTTCACACATCCATCAAGGTTAAGCACTGGTGACTATGTAGACCTAAACTGGTTTATGAATAGCTGACGTGTCAAGCCGGGTCGTGCGGTGACATGCTATACATCTTATAAAACTATTTaagtcaacattttttaaattcttgtttaaatgtaatgcatGCACTTACAGTACCTTTTAATAACTGAAAGAGTACATGGCATATTTGTAATTCTGTACTAACTATTAGGCATtaggtactagtacttatttgttagatattacacacaaacacacaaatacaattACATTGTATGGTAACATTTTTAATCTCATGTCTCACAATGTGTCATGATTAGTCAAAAGAGTTCAGgctgaaactattaaaaatattacaagaaagATTAAAATTGCTTCTAGTATCAACTTGAACGCACACTAGTGCCTAAAACAAgggaaactgtaaaatatactttttaacagtTGCTAGTAACTAAGAAATAAAGACCAGAATTAAGTAGTTATTAATAGAACTGACATAGgtgtcaaaaacaatgaaattctttggaaaaagtttgaatatttaataataaagaaaatatttggaaaaaaatggcaGACATGTGAAATACATAACTGAATGCTAGTTACTACTTGATTACTTActagtatttaaaaaagtaatacaaacattaaaatagataCTAGCTTAGTTTTAAGCTCACAGCCTTCATATTCAGAGATAATTTTGACAGGTTGATTATTTAGTAACAAAGCAATACTACAAtcattttttggtttaattttagttacatttttagtaattatgttgtatgtttttgtcatttgtactagtctttttttaaagtgtatttatttctttggttttagatattttaataatatatatgaaaaataaatacacacacacatacatgcatacatacatatacatatacatatacatatacatatacatatatatacacacacatatatatacacacacatatattaatatattatatatgaattttgtttcagttaacattgtattttaagcaagaaaatgttatttattgctTTAGTTTACATGGTGTTAAAACTTGGGTaccataaacaaaaaaaaaaaaaaaaagttaccagTTCATAAAATGGACTTCCTGATGTAAAGGGAAATCCCTCTGTTGCTCTGATATTTCATCAGATGTTGTGTTGTGAGGTTGTCATATCTTCACTAACCGAGAATATCCgtatttcattcatttgaatTAATGCAGATTTGCAGTCTATAATCATCTTGCTTTGCAGCTAAACCCCCACACAGATTAATATATCAGAAAGACATATTTTAATACTGCGCTGCGACAGGTGCATATGATACAGACGATAAGAAATTTGTTGAAATTATCGCCGAACATAGCCGGGTTAGCTTAGGTTAGGTTTACAGTTGCAAACACTCAGTGGTCAGCTCGTAAAACAGTGAAAATCTCAAACAGTGATATAAATTAGATACCATGAATAAAACCATCtgttcaaaattacaatatgtGGTCATGTAACTAACAATATCATTTTCGTAAACGTATTAATTCAATGCAACTAGGCTGACTCTGTTTGAGGCCTACCTTGCTGGAGAAGTCTATGCCGAGATCCACGGTCTCGCCGTTGAACATCTCCCCGTCTTCGAAGCACTCTGTGCCGTCATCCTCGCCGCATCCCCGGGCTGGAGCAAACATGTTAGCGGGGACTACAGACTCTGGTAACCCTATGGCTCCGGGGTTAAAACCCGGATCCGTCGTCGTTCCTGATGCCATCTCTAGGGCAGCAGTTTTTAAAATCAAGCTAAAACAACTTTAAACGATGCGGATTTTGGGGGAACAATTGTAAGCTGATACAgcacaaacacattcagactGTAACGCCGCTCACCACTAGGCTAAAACCTGCTGCGTCGAGATAAACAAGTATCTCTACATATTACCGGTCTCACAACAACATGCTAAGCTGATAACAGAGCACACTAAAATCTGACAATCTGTCACTGTGCACGTTTAAGtgttagtttaaaaaatgttaagaaaacgagtcgtgtgtttttcttttgctcatTAATTATTGATTAGCGGTCCCGGCCAATAATTTTCTCCAGAATCCTAATCACGTGTGCTATTATCCAATGAAAGTTCAAGGGCGGTGCATGTCTTTAccagtaaaatataattacattgcAAATGATGCAACATTTAGTTGTCAAGTCGCAAGGTTTGTTTCGATACACACTTAGGTTGacaggaaaaaaatgcaaaaataattgtCAGACTCTAATAGTAAGTATGTTATTTGAAAACAAGTAAAACAACAGTTAGCTGACCGTCTTCATAACATAAGTGTTCAACTCTGAAATCACCACGTGATACAACAAAACGTGTAACgagaatattattattcataaagaGTCCGCTGATTATCTTGCTTGTGTAGTCTAATTGAACTAAATTACTAAACGCATCAGCAAGAATCTGAGTCATGTGAAGTTAGACTAACAGATCGGGTAACTATatgttatttcagttatttaattcTCATTTGTTCATCTGATATATAGTAATGTAAGTATTACATAAGTAAATATaagtattatattgtataatgttgTATTTGTGATGAAATACTGGCAGGATCATTGAAATCAGTGTAGATAAAGCTGACAGCATTTACATAACATCAAGATTTCTAGACCTATAAAGGCAGTGTGTTAAATGATTGGATCTTGGCCACATTGTAGGGCAGACATGTGACAGTCAATAAAGtcaataaaacaagcaaaaagcCTGAATTTAAAGTCAAGAAGTAGTAGCAATTGGACTGTAACCGAGAGGGTTCAGCGAAACCATTTTAACCTAAAATATCTACTTTAAATACCAAGatttaaagtcaatattttaaaaatgtaacatcatATTCATGTTCACGGTTCTCTTATATCACTGTCACGTaacatgcaggtaaacataagtttagtaagtgtttttattgtttttattttaataaactatttatttattgtaattttactttattataatttcattaGCTTTTCATCAACTCACAAACCACCCAGAGCAGATGTAGAAAGTCCAGTGTCTTGAGTTTTCCAGGTCTTAGTGAGCCAAGAAGCAAAGTAACACACTTTGGCACAGGCAGAATTTACGGGCTGGTGAGATGCTCTAGTGGtcctccaaaaaaacaaaaagtaagcAACCCAACCACAACAATGGACAGAACAATATCATGTCTGACACAAAGAGCAAAAAGTGCTCTGTCAGCAAAGTTGTCAGCCGTTAGAGTGTGACTTTTTAATGGAGCCCTGAACTTTTCCTTACAATCTAATCAAGAAATGTTagtttttaaactgaatttaaaaaaatgttaaaaaaaaaaaaaccacacacactctaaaaacaacccagcactgggtgaaatatggacaattGATCATCAACTATCAACTATTgttgaactatatatatatatatatatattgacatataacccaaccgctgggttttTCCATATTTCCCCAaacactgggttgtttttaaccaagcattttttttttattttttttagtgtagaTTAATTTTTAGAAGTCAATAGCACTCAAAATCAATGTAATTTAAGGTACAGATCATTAAACTGTGTGGTTGCAGGTCTGGACAGTTTGTTCATTTAATAAGCATGCCAAAGttacataaaatgtacatatcaaGGAGAGCGAACCATTATCCTTAAACTGtgctgccagtcatttgaccaGCAGATGGcgaaaaaggaataaaagtagTCTAATTTGATTATGAAAGCAGTCTAGTGTTTGCACATACATGTAACACCACCGTTTCTGTGAAGCTCTTCACCTGAGATACATATGTATCCAAGGCCAGGTGTGCATCCATGCATCCGCTCCGCATATTTttaagggtcaagtttttagGAATAGGTTTAATAAcgttaaaacatattaatatatctaaatatatataaaatataattattttaaacgtGTAGAACAAGCATTAGCAAGCACTattgtaaaaagtaaatataaagaaaaGTTTTCTTATTGAAGTCACACTTAACATCAAAATACAGTTGCCTGCAAGCGTGTTTGTACAGTACTGATGGTGACATTCAGAGGAGGgtcattttctcttgtgtatGTCATTGGGCATATGTTTGTACACTGCCCCACACGTATGATGACAATCCAGACCACAACATACTGCCAGTAAGGATGCGATCTCTCGTCCTTTGCATCTCGTTTGCACTCCAGTGCTTCGTTCTCCAGAGCGCCTCAGAGTATTCTTCAAAATCCGAGCTGGAATACGAATTCGGTGACTATCGCGGCAAGTTCTGTATCGACGATCAAGGCTTCGTTTATGGCATCGGAGAGGTGTATTACCCGAGCTCCACAGCGTGTCCTTGCACCTGCACAGAGGATGGACCCGTGTGTGTCAGACCGAAGTGCCCGCGGATACACCCCCGATGTACGCGCatcaaatacaagtcctgctgTCCCGTGTGTGAAGCCGTCAGTAAAGTTTGTGTGTACGGGGGCAAAACTTACAGAATGCTGGAGGAATTTAGGGTGAGTCGGCGGAAGTTTTTagattgtaaaaatgtatttcactaTATTGGTCTGCATGGATACCGtgctggaaaaaaagaaaacaatagacaccatcacagaatttgtaatggtttacTGGgaattgtattggttttaatggaaactgtaatggatcCTGTGGGTTTCAACTGGTAATTAGTCGCCTTGTATTgatggcttgttaaaaccacaaaatctaatgaaatatgtcccaaaacaaactacacaaaaccttttttttaaatcgttttaatggttaaaagttgatggtttagacattagaatttctgtgatggtttctattgtttttaagCAGGGTATTATAATGATGATTATAATATTtcgttttgatttgttttttcactAACGTTCTTAGGTTTCTTACAACAATGtagaaaatgtattatgtaatgGTGACCTTTTTTTCAGGaaatgaaaaaattcagattggCACATCATAAAAATTGCATGATAATTATCTAATATCTGCGTTTTGTGTAAAACCATAACGTTTGTTAGACACTATTACAAAAGTATGGAACAAAACAGGCTAAACTTTAAAAGGTACGTCTTGTTTAACCCTAAattgtacatattagtacttcaaatgtaaatagagttgaggtcaaaagtttacatttagaatctgcaaaatgtttttaccaaaataagagggatcacacaaaatgcttgttattatttagtagtgacctgaataagatatttcacataaaatatgtttacatatagtccacaagagaaaataatagttcaaaaaatatagaaaatatagcattcaaaagtttacatccccttgatgcTTAAtagtgtgttgttacctgaatgatccactttttgtgatagttgttcatgagtcccttgtttgtcctgaacagttaaactgtccttcaggttccacaaattctttggtttttcagcattttgtgtatttaaaccctttccaacaatgactgtatgattttcagatccatcttttgacactgaggacaactgagagactcatatgcaactattacagaaggttcaaacgctcactgatgctctagaaggaaaaacgatgcattaagagcttggggatgaaaacgttttgaatttgaaaatgctggaaaaccaaagaatttgtgtgattttaaatatttttctgaagaacagcagacagtttaactgttcaggacaaacaagggactcatgaacaactatcactaaacaaaaaaacacagctgtggatcattcaggtaagaacacactATTAAgcatcaaggggatgtaaacgtTTGCACACggtcaactattattttctcttgtggactatatgtaaacgtcttttatgtgaaatattttattcaggtcagtactaaataaaaaatatcactaATTTTGAATGatacctcttattttggtaaaataacattttgcagattgtgAACGGGGGatgtaaacctttgacctcaactgttttAGTACCTTTCGAAAGGATACTGCCCCAGTAAAAgtgttgtaccttttttcctgagaaaaaaatgtttatgtataaAGGAATAATTTTAGGTTAATCCTAAAATTTGCAATCGCCTGTTTCTGTTTCTGACAATATGTTTTCCCTGGCCTGTCAATCAGTATGTCCTCAGTGAATTTAAATTTCTTTGTTCCTGTATTAAACAGTTGTCACCCTGTGAGCGTTGCCGTTGTGAAGTCAACAGAGAAGTTTACTGCAGCATATCCGGCTGTCCTGCTTTACATTGTGTGAATCCTGTATATGAACCCAACCATTGCTGTCCTGTGTGCAAAAATGGTGAGagtttttacacacacacacctcacatGCATGTACGTCCCATTCAACATTATTACCACTGTAGCGTAATGTTTTAACAAACATCTGCATCACTTACAGCATGTGTTTTGAGAGGCATGTAAGGTTGTGCTTTGAGGATCAATGAGGAGGTTACATTGTTGATGTGGAG
It contains:
- the si:dkey-283b1.7 gene encoding brorin codes for the protein MRSLVLCISFALQCFVLQSASEYSSKSELEYEFGDYRGKFCIDDQGFVYGIGEVYYPSSTACPCTCTEDGPVCVRPKCPRIHPRCTRIKYKSCCPVCEAVSKVCVYGGKTYRMLEEFRLSPCERCRCEVNREVYCSISGCPALHCVNPVYEPNHCCPVCKNGPNCFAGNRVISAGERVEIDDQTVCFCTYRDGTWQTHPHATCEERQRADNEATDSDNTSKQMEEQDTETEEEKEKKRVFLPRLDAIP